The following proteins come from a genomic window of Micromonospora echinofusca:
- a CDS encoding TetR/AcrR family transcriptional regulator, translated as MARMVPETHDEILVAAARRFAATGYRGTSLQDIAREVGCSKAAVLYHFANKEAILTELMAPAIGVLQALDERIRAQRGAAAQQVAAEGFVDLAVRFRREIALLRGEFPELLQQPAFAHIQRISERLVDALAGHPQRPSARITALVLLAGISETCGEFADVGDEELRDALLALARRALEPVD; from the coding sequence ATGGCGCGGATGGTTCCGGAGACGCACGACGAGATCCTCGTGGCGGCGGCTCGGCGCTTCGCCGCGACCGGCTACCGGGGCACCTCGTTGCAGGACATCGCCCGCGAGGTGGGCTGTTCCAAGGCGGCGGTGCTCTACCACTTCGCCAACAAGGAAGCCATCCTCACCGAGTTGATGGCTCCGGCGATCGGCGTCCTCCAGGCGCTCGACGAGCGGATCCGCGCCCAACGCGGCGCGGCCGCCCAGCAGGTCGCCGCCGAGGGCTTCGTCGACCTCGCGGTCCGCTTCCGGCGCGAGATCGCCCTGCTCCGGGGCGAGTTCCCGGAACTGCTCCAGCAACCCGCCTTCGCGCACATCCAGCGGATCTCCGAGCGGTTGGTCGACGCGCTCGCCGGGCACCCGCAACGCCCGTCCGCCCGGATCACGGCGCTGGTGCTGCTCGCCGGCATCTCCGAGACCTGCGGGGAGTTCGCCGACGTCGGCGACGAGGAGTTGCGCGACGCCCTGCTGGCACTCGCCCGACGGGCCCTGGAGCCCGTCGACTGA